The following is a genomic window from Mauremys mutica isolate MM-2020 ecotype Southern chromosome 4, ASM2049712v1, whole genome shotgun sequence.
AAGGGGAGGCCTTGGCAAAAGCCTGTCTCCTGAAGATGCCACAGGGGCAGGGTGCTTCTTAGTGTTGGAAGGTGCCCAGTCCCACTCATGGGTGCGGAGTGTGACCGACAAGCACCTGCCCCAAGTCATCgtgttctctccccttcccccacctccccccatgtGCACACTTCGACCCTGCTCTCCCCCCCGGCAGTGCTGCCATGCTGAAGCTCGCCGAGATGGAATACAGCGGCGCCAACAGCATCTTCCTGCGCCTGCTCATCGACAAGAAATACGCTCTGCCCTTCCGCGTGGTAGACGCCCTGGTCTTCCACTTCCTGGCCTTCCAGACGGACCGGCGCACCTTGCCCGTGCTGTGGTACCAGTGCCTCCTGACCTTCGTCCAGCGCTACAAGGAGGACCTCTCCTCGGAGCAGAAGGAATCCCTATTGGAGCTGCTCAAGTTCCACTGCCACCCGCAGATCTCGGCCGAGATCAGGAGGGAGCTGGTGAACTCCAAGTCTCGGGACGTGGAAGGGCTGCAGCCGGTGGCCATGgagtgaggctgggggagagaggtggggactgcagggagctggggactcTTTCTGGCAgggagaagctgcagcccagaATTTGCCTTATGGCTCATGGCTTGCTGGGGACGCTGTCCCATGGCTGCCTTCTTCACTGGAAGAGGAAGAGGGGCTCAGCTGGCGAGCTAGATCTTTGGCTGGACCAAGCGGTGTGTGTCCGTCACTGAGATCCCCCATGACTCCTTCCCCATGGCCCAGGGGGCGGAAGCAGGCCGTGCTCTTCACCTGGCCCTTCCCTGGGAGTTAAACTCTGCAGTGGTGGAAGCTGCCTCAGATCAGAAGATGTGCTTACTGGCCTGAGACCAACAGGTGTCCTGGGAGAgtgaaagagctctgggctgctccTGTGTCTGAGAATAAAACGTTTCCCCGGGACATACAGAGCGTGCTCTAGTGTCTGGTGCAATTGGAAAGATTCAGTTGCAGCCACTTTAAAGGGACGGTCAGGTGGCAGGGAGccagctccttcctcctcctggAAGAGGTGGTGCATTCGGGGGCAGTCACTGAGGGCACGTGTGAtctgttccagtccctgctccgcCAGCACCACTGTCCCCTTGATGCACGCTGAAGAACTCTTCCCTTCCTCTCAATGCTGCCTTCCGTCTTCTGTAACTTGTCCCTCGTTTCACTGAGGATAAATTTGAAAGGCAGCCCCGGGTTCCCTGCACAGCAGGGAACGAGATTGCGCTCTCCCGCATACATCTTGGTTGCTGGCGGGCGATGCCCTGGGGAAGGATTGGTGTCTGGGTTGGCAGCTGCAGACGTTTCCGTTCGGTGAGCAGAATCAGTTATTCCCCCGCCTGAGGTGCAGTCGGCACCAGGCTGCTTCTGCAGGCACGGGAAGAGTAATGCATTCGATGGGGGTTTAGCTCCAGGGGAGACTGATGGAGCAGTGGGTTTGTTTGCAGAGAGCTGGCTCCCTCAGGACAGCCACTCACTAGCAGGGAGATGACGGAACAATGTGCAGAGCTCCCATCAATCTGCTCCGTAGCGTTTAGCAGGAACGGTCACAGGGGAAGGCAGCTACTCTGTAATTACCCAGCTGCACGTTGAAAGGAGCGCTCTCGGCGTAAGTGATTGAGAGCCGCCTGCAagccaggagggatgggggacaGAACAGGAAGCCAAAAGCAAGGCTGGGTGTTGGTAGCAGTTCTGCACAGTGGTGAGGAGGCAGCTGGGAAGAAGCCACAGACAGGAGGtgatggagccaggactcctgggtactGTCTCTAGGTGTGACCTTGGGGACGTCACTTGGCCACACAGGGTGTAATGAAGGGGGAGCGATTATCTCACCATGTCCTTGGATCACCCCCTACGTAAGCACTAACCGTGTCCCTTCGAGTAGATGCGCTGATACAGGAGAGCCCAGAAAGCCTGTTTGAACTTTTCCTCTCTCCAATTGGACGTTGCTTCCCTCCCTGCCACCCGTGCAGGGGCAGACTGGGACTCACCTGTTAAAATGATACATGTGTTACTCACTCCAAGGCTAAAGACGAGGCCCGTAACTGATCTGACCCAGCCATTCAGGGCTCAGTTAAGATGCAGACTGAACACTGCCGCCACCCCCAATTCTCAATGATTTCAATTGGCTCCTGAGCCACTGTTACTGCTTTAGAGAAGGGACCTATTCTCTTTTACTCCTTCCATCTCAGCGTTTACTGGGGCTGCCGGAGGCAGCTGAGAGGGGAGGTGGAAGGAGACAGGAAGTTTGGGCTTGGCGACTGCTTTTGGCCGGGtcagtacagcacctagcacattgagGCCCTGGCCTGATCCGTGATGGGGGCCTCTGGATGGTCCTGCACTGGAAATAATTCACAGCAGTTGAACTCGCTCCTAGGTCTGAACAAGGGAAGGGGACTGGTTATTTGAAGAGGTGGTAAGAGGAGCTctcctggggcctgtcccctaCGCAGTTGATCCAGAAGGTCAGCCAGGATGAGATTGGCACCTGTGCAGGTATGAGTCTGGGAGCCCTTTCCACACCCACCCGTTCTACTGGAGACAGCCACAACCTGGAGCTTTAAGAGTGGCGGAGCCATTGTCCTCTGGCTGCTCAGCCTACCTCCTCTGAGCGCTGCAGTTCAGGGTCCAGTCCCCATGCAGGCAAAGCTGAggccttgaaatcagtggagacCTTAGTCCTTCCAGGGCAATGGCCTATATGGCAACTGTCCCCCCAGCAACACAGGAGGCTTAGAGTCTGTGTCCTAGCCTGCTAAGCCAGCTCCTTGTCTAGTTATCTCTGCTCACAGCTGCTCAGAGGCTTTCACACCGCCTTGAGCTAAAGGAAGTTGGGGTTGATCTACCTCAGTCCTCCAGGAGGTGGCGAAACACAGCAGGCAAACAAagggggcaggcagaggggcTGTCAGAATGGGCCCTATGTAACCCCTGCTCCAGACAGGGCAAAGGGCAGTTCCTTCCGTGCAGGAAGAGGAGCGATCCTCCCGCTGCTGCTCCTGACTGCAAGAGGACAGGATGCGAAATCATCAGGATGCCTGTGTTTGATTACTaactccctctccccctgcaagCACCCTGAGCCTCACTTGTGACAGGCAGGGATAAGAACTACCCTGTAGGGAGCAGGAAGGCATAAAAGTGCTTTGAGCTACAGGCTAAAGGCCTGGAGACTGCGGAGTTGGAGTCAGCAGCTGTGCTGCCAGGCTTGACTTGTCCTGCTGGAATCACCTGCTGTGAGGACCCCCTCCCAGGAACAGGGATTCTGTGCTTACGCAGCAGGCTGGCACAAGAGGGAAGAAAAGGCCCTCTCACAGGGCAGATGCCAGGCTCCCCAGGCCATGACCTTAGGGGAAGAATGTGGTTTCTCTTGCTGCTGGAGGATGCGCTGCAGGCTTGGCTGTTACCAGGCAGAATGGCAGGGAGGAAGCAAGGTGCTAAGCCAGTTTTCACGGCAGCCCCACATCATCCTCTGCTCAGGCAGCTAGAGCCCAAACCCTCCTGCTGTCGCCACACATCCCCGCGGCGCTCTGTGGAAAGTACACACAACAGCCACCAGCAGAGCTGAGGAGGGGAGTGTGAGAAAGCAAAGTGGCGAGGTGGTGGCTTTGAAGGGGGAAATCCCCGAATGCAAAGAGCTGAGGCAGGGGGAAACCTCCACGTGTCAGCTTGTGGTACCCACTGCTAAAAACAGTCGctccagggagcagctcagcACCTCGCTGCAATGCGCCAGTCCCAgctccccagtgctcctcctctgcacccccatgCTCCAGTGTGCTTCCCTACCACACTGCAGTGAAGTCCTTCCCTGCCACTCCAACAAGCCCACCTCCCACACCAGCGCATCCCTCCTGTCCAGGCCTCTCTAGTGCATGCTTCTGTGCAGTCACTTCACAGTCACCCTGAATAATCGAAGGGGCACAAGCTTTGCAGAGCTGCAATCGCGAGTTAGCTCACCTTCCCCGTGACACCCAAGCCACGTGCGTTCATGTTCTGCTTGGCTTTGTAACCCAAAGACTTCCACCTTGTACCCAGATTTCATGTGGCTATGACTCCACTTAAAACTGGGCCTCTGCTAGCTTTACTTTGCAGCTGCTCAGTCATGCTAATGTAGCAGGATGATCATACTCTTGCAAAATTCTCCTTGCAAGAATTGCTCTCTACGAGTGATTCTCAGCATTTTCCAGGGGGCCCCACTCCCATGCAGCTGGGTCCTCCCGCTAACATTTAGCAACAGTTGAATGGCAGGGTgatcatgaccccccccccctgcccccagatgcCTTGTTTGCAACCCTCAGGGAGCTCTGTaagctctgaaaagtgactgccATCATGGGGTTCCTGTGTTTGTCCAGATCAAGAATTCACCATTTATATGTAAAAAGCTCCTTGCCCTCCCTCTGTAATAAAACATGAAAacctgcaaactcagcctgggaactgagagtcaagctgggtttcCTCCGTATGCGTTGCCACCAGCCAGAGGTTCTGCACACCACATCCTGCCCTCAGGCCTGGATACTGTCCTTATCTATCGCTTAGGCCCACAGTGTCATCAGTGCAACCCTTCACACATGCATGAGGGATTGGCTCCATCATTGAAAGGTAGCAGAATATTCTGCCTGTGATGCATAGGGAGGCGCAGACTCCAGCTCGCTCTTCTGGGGCACTGCAGTATTCACAGCACTAAAGGTTTCTAACACCAGCAGCTCACCTCTGTGctacagcaggagcagggctgttgAGGATGAAAGGGCCATTTTTGAATCATGCTGAAATTAGGTAATTTGCCTAGAGCCCATCCACCTGGGGCTGCCCCTTTTCCTACACTCCCTGATTTTATCGCCTTCCTTTAGTCATAACAAGTAGCTGAGGTGGCGAGACTCTAGACTCCTAGTGTCATTCACGTTCACTCTCCTTGGTGAACTCTTATCTGCTGTACTGAAAACCATTTGGCAGATACTTCAGAGAGTCAGTTGATGGTTATAAAAAGTCACAGTCTTCTACCGTGTGCCCCCCACCAGGCCTTGTCCTGATCCAGGCATCCTCCCCGCCTCCAACTTCTAAATATATATTTCTACCTTGAGCTCTGTCCCACTTTCAAGCTGGAGCACTGGGTTCATCCAACCACCTCCATGCCATTACACAGAGGGGATCACGTAGCCTCTGATAGGTGCAGCAACAAAGCAAGTAAAGTACAGTGCAAAATTTGCCCCAGGCTGTGGAGGGGTGGAAGCCTGCATGTAATTAAGGACCCCAGTTACTGGAGTGCCCAAGTCTGGGTTCGCCCATGTACTCCCGCTAGGGCCTATTGCTGGGGTTCTGATCGTGGGGTAGGGGAGTGACTTTCTCTAATACACACTTCTGGTTTAGTTGAGCTGCTTCTCAAATGAGTTTAAGGCCGGTTGATTTTTCACCTTGCCACCATCCAAGCTGCTGCTACTGTCCAGGACACTCCACTgaaatctccccccaccccagcttcccTCTCACCTGCATTAGCGTCTCAGCTTCAAGACCTTGCCTGCTTCCACCCCATTCTCCAGCTTTTCTCTTAATCCAATATATGCTTATCCCTTTGCCATTCTCCGGctcctccccacctcctcttTATACCCTCTCCCATATGAGCCCTACTGACACTTCACACTTCCTTCTTCAAACTCACTTCCTCCCCAGTGTCCTTCAGGAACAATGCACTTCATGGACAATGACATGGCAAATTAGCCCCCAGCTGAAGAATCAGTCAAACTGGATCCCTCAGCTGTGAGTCATGTCTTTCTGAACAAGGTCACCTGCATTTGGTTGGGTTGTAAATTCTGGGCTAGGGATTAGAAAGGAGGAGACAGCTATTGTTTTTGTTGCTGTTAGGAGTGGAAGAACCTGGCTCCAGCGATCTCTTTGTATACAGGGCCGTGCCCCGCTCAGGCACTCAAAAAAGAGACATAATCTGACTCAGTCTTTCAAAGGGGAAACTTGAGatgctttaacttttttaaaaaagtcttttaTTGCAACATCATATGCTTTCATCTGGTATCCCAGCCCTGGAATTTCTGCATATGGATAGttcaaacaattttatttttaaattaactcattaatatatatatatatttttccttttatacAAACAGCCCCCAAACATCATGTAATTTCTATCCCCTCCTAACTTTAACAGCTAGcagaagtcagtggcagacaGCTTTCCTTTTTGGCAAATCAGGCTAAGCACGATGGGAGGACGGGTAGAAGGAAAAAGCAGCCTGACAAACAAGACTCTGTTTCTGGTGGCAGCCTAGGAGGGAgtttttcctcctctcctccctggagGGCGACATAGTCACAGAGTAAGACACCATCAGTGCCCAGAAATCAATGTAAGCAGCAGTGTTCTACCTCCCATCATAGCAGACAAGAGTCCAGCTGGCTTCTGCCCTTTAATAAAATAGTAATCTGTAAGAATCTCTCTTatcaaagcagcattttttttaaactttttaaaaactagaacaggaacaataacaacaacaaaaatcttttCTCTGTCCATAAGTGCTTGGAAGTATTTATGgcctattttgtgtgtgtatatatatatcaccTATAAAAACACTCTATATTTGCCCCCTCTGTTGCCCTCACCCTcctgctttttatttttccagTTGGATTTGAGACTTTCTGGAGGAGTTCATCGAAATTTAAGACTATAGCAGCACATTCAGTATATACTTAAAAATAAGAGTGGTGTCTGAACTAACTCACTCATCTCCACGTGAGAGCCTGGTGGCACAGCGGACTGACGGAGGTAGGTGGAAGGATGCTAAAGGCACTGTTTGGAAAGGGAGAGAGGAAGTAGCACCCAGTTTCCCACTAAGAAGTTGCAAATCTTCCATTTCTTCTTCCCTTGTCTGAGCAGTTGGTTAACGCCTCTTGGAGAATGGCAGAAAGCAAAGGCAATTTAAGGTAGTTCAGGTGCAGTGAGTCCAATTCCAACCCTACACCCAGTGAGCCTCACACTAAAGGTCTCCTTCTTCCCAAGGCTTTTACTTTTCGGTACCAGCTCTTAAGACTTATCCCCAAAACGGAGTACTTGCACACAGCaagagcaaaaaaacccaaaaagccAGACCCTTGTTCTCCCTGTTAACAATGACAAAAGCAACCCTGCTATTCCCTCCCAGTAGGAGAAACCCAACCAGCCTGGTGTTGAGCAGTGAAGAGATTCACCCGCTCCTCTTATTTTCCTCCATATGGCTCCCCATCAACCCGTCTTCTCGGCCCCAAACCAAGCCACCCTGTTGTACTAGGGACTAAGGGCTGCTCCACTGCAGGAGGCATTGGGTGAATGTTTCTTCATCACGGAAGCCAAGATAATAAAAGAGCTTAAAGTGCGCACACGGAAGGGTTGGCTGTGGTTGAGGCCAAGGTTCGCTAGGAGACGCAAACGGCAACGGTGCACCAACTATGTTTCAGACAAACAACTGGAAAAACTCTTTAAAACTGAAGTTAGGCtctttcaccccctcccccgatgTATTTTAACCCCCGCCCACCACAAAACGTTCCCCCCGCCACCATCTGGTGAGGCAGGTTAACAGTAAACTACTGCCAGATGCCAACCCATCTAGACCTGCTTGAGCTTCCTCTTGCGAGGTCATCACCACCTAtcctcccacctcccctctgATGTTACTGGGCTGTTGGGTCCTTGCCACCTCAGGTGAGTGGACTGAGTCCCCGGTGTGTTTCAGATGGACggaattaatgggcagcaggttccACAAGGCCTCTCCCTCTCCAGTGCGAGGTCCTGTTCTCCTGGGGCTGGGTGActatggggaaggggggtttatCACAGGTTGATGTCTGTGACGTCTGTAGGCGTGCTGGTCATGCTGCTGTCCTGGCTGGCCGGGTAGTCGGGTGTCTTGCTGGAGCTGTATTCCTGCTGGGATTGGGAAGCCTGTTTCAGGCTCTCAGCTAAGGCTGCCTCAATCTGTTCCTGACACGCTTTCAGGCAGTCCTGCGAGAGAGGAAAGAAACGAGACCAGAGGCTTCAATTCCACTCTGCCTCTCGGATATCAGAGAGCCCTGCTGATGTCTCTAAACAGGTGCGGGGCTATATTTCAGGCCTGAACATCTAAATGGATGGACGAGGCTTAATCCTAGACAGAGCGTCTCCAACTTGTTTATCTGAGTTTATTCTTTAAGCCCCTTCTAAGAAAATACTCTGCAGCGACTCCACCTTTTCTTCCTACTCTACTGGATTCTCACAAAGGTCACTTTTATGGCCCGCGACGGTGGGGTGCAGGTTGTTCTGGAGCATTAGGAGAGGTTGTAAAGGTAATTTCCCTAGACTTGACCCCTTCTTCAGCTCCACAATATCATGGCTTTTCCTACTTTTGTTTCCTCTCAATGGACATAAACAGCTCCTGCACTGGTATTTACCTATATTAACACGGAGCAAGGACCTGTCTCAGACTGCACACACATTAGCCTAAACGCCTGGAGACGTTTTTCAGTACTTCAAGAGATGCTTGTTTCTTTAGTCACCTCGACCTCCCAGCGACTGCCCACATACTCGCTCTCTATCCCACTTCTCCTTCAGAGCGCTCAGTCTCTGACAGCTGCCTAAGCTCTTGTAGGGTCCCAAATCACCGTGGTATCTGGCACCTTCCATGGAGTTAAATTAAACCCACCGTTCTTGGTCCTTCATTTCCAACAGAGGACCAAGCTGtgctgtgtgtggtggtggtggtgggggagaagggggggaattAGTAAAGTGAGGAATATTTGGGAACATTTTTCAACTTAACTCCATGCCTTCCGTGAAAGCTAGACCCAGACTTCTCAGACTCCAGCCAGCTCTCTCAGTCTAAGGGTCTCATGCGAAGCTATCAGTTTTTGCAGAGGACATTAACACTCTTAAGATGCAGGTACATCTACATGACGAAGTATGCTCCTCACTAGGCTCTTACACTTTCTATACCATTAGAGAACTTCATCTGATTTTCCCTAGATTCTTCATGCGCTGGGAGTCCAATACTGCATCTCCTGGCAACACTGTCCAGGATCCTGGCTCCAGTGCAGTGCTTGGGGCAAGGGAAATGCCCAGCCTCAGGGAAACAACATTGAAGCAAGAATGATTCTAATTAGCAGAACACGGCAAGTATCGAAGCCAATCCCCCAGAGCCTCTGCAGGGTGAGGAAACTCCTCCAGTTTGACACTAGATTGCAGTGACTCACCAGAGGGCTGCACAAGATGCAGCGGAGTCTGGGGCCTCCTGCATCTGTAAAGGGCAGAGGTTGCCCTCTGCCCCCAATTTCTGATGAAGAACGGTGGCATTTTGCACAGGCGAGGGCTGGGGTTCTGGCCAGAGCCAGGCTGGACTCTGGCCCGTCTCTGTTCACGGGATTGTGTCACACATAGAATCTCTTACCAGGAATCCACAACTGGTTCTTAGAAACTGACAGAGGATGTGGCAAGCAAAAATAGCAAcacccacctccccttccccaagtcATTTCCAGTAAGCGTAGCCTCTAGCCTTCTACCCGCAGCAACGAGGCGAAGAGAGCTGTACACGGGCCCCAGCAACGGCCATTCTATACCCCCTCTTGGCTAGTTCCCTGCTGTGTTACACCCAGGGCAGGAGGCGGCGAGGGGACAGCTGGCAGGCCACGTCTATGGGTTACGGGGGCAGGGGATAGGCAAGGAGACCCTGGTTCACGTTCAGCACAGGTTGGCAGTAACCAGAAGCTGCCACTGTTGGATGGCCTCTCTGAATTCGGCGGCTAGGTCTACTAGGAACCGAGACAGAGGTCTGCATCTCATAAAAGCCACCTTTGCAATCACCCGCAAAGGGGCTGGTTTCGGCAGAGATGCTACGGACTGTCTAGGCATCGAGAGGGagctctcctctggctctctggAGGGGCCATGCGCGCTGGCTGAGTATGCTGTGGGACGCTTGCCCTGCCCCCGCAATACCTGTTCTGTAAAGGAGCCCAGAATCTAGGGCTGCCACCTTCCACCAGATGCCTATTTAAAAAATGAGGTATGGTCCCATGCCTTACAGGAAAGGGGGAGGAAGACTCTAACCTGCCCATCTCCTGTGGATAATAATGCACACTCAGAATTAAACCTTGTATGGAGCATGTTTACCAGAGAGCAAAGACTTGTTAAGTAGCAAACGGGCAGCACCTAACCCCTCGGTGATCACACGCTTAAGATAAAACCTTAATACAACCAGGAGTAATGAACCTGTTAGATGCTCGAGGTTCCGAGTCCTTACGACCCAGATACCCATGGCAGGAATTTATCAGCCTGGTAGCAGAGGCAGAACAGAGCAAAGCAGCACAGTCTGCACAACGGTAAGTCATTGCATGTCCTTAATGCCCCTGCAGCACCGCCAGCATTCATGAATTAAGCCTCAGTGGCCATGGGAAGGAAGTTATCCTCCTCTATTTAAGCAGTGGAGAAACTGAGTCGCCGGAAGGGGAAGAGACCTGTCCAAGCTCATGGACTGAATCAATGGGGCCCAGGAATCCGAGCTTGgaatcctttccccacccctgctccatccactaGAATGCCAGTGGAAGTAGCCCAAAGAAAGGTTACTCCAGAGAGAACATGACTGTCCCTTGGGATAGAGACCGTCTTTTTGCTCTAtggctgtacagcacctagcacaatggggttttaGGCCAGGAagggggctcctaggtgctaccgtaatacaaagaataaataacAGCCGAAGCGCAGGAGATCGGCCCTGGAGACAGGATTGGCCCGGAGAGGTCGGAAGGAAACCGGGAGGGGGTTGGGAGAAAAGGCTGCGTTGAGCACACACCCCGATGGGGTTACATAAGGGGAGGCAGACTAGTAACAGCTTTGGGCCTCGGCGACTCCAATGCCCTCTAATCTTTCCTTTGTGTTCCCCCTCCCCGGCCTTTGAAATCTTCCCTGCTTCCCACCTGTTCTCCTCCGCGGGCTTCAATTAACTCTGCTCACAGGGCAGCATTCAGCCTCTGCCCCATTCACGGCAGCAGCTTGAgagcagctggctgcaggcaaTTCAAAGTTACTTTTTAAAGGCTCAAACAAAAACCGCTGAGCAAATAAAGTGagccacccccccggcccccctcctACAGTGCGAGGCTGTGATTATCCCTCTCCCGGCTCCACTACAGCCCTAAACCTCCCAGTTCCCCAGAGCTGCTATCGGGGGAGGGGAACTAACTCCACGCCTGAGTTCATTCTGTGCCTGGGCAGATGCAGAGCTCAAAGGGGCTATGGGGGAACAAGGGCTCCTGAGGGCCAGTGCTCGGGCAAGAGATGACTGAAGAAAGGGACCCTGAACCATCCTAGTTCAAGCCCCCCACCCGCTCCCCAAGGTGCTGAGGGACCAGTTCCCCTCACTCCTGCCTTACGGCTCCATGCGCATCCGCCTTTGATCAAGAGtcctggaatggcaaaccgctTCTGGCTCCCTTCCCGCCCACGCTTAGAGCAGCAGCAATCGGACACTGGCCGAGGTTAGCAGCTGCTGAGCCTGTTTTCCCCCAGCACCGTCAACCCAATCCCGTTAACACCTGTCCGCTCAGGTGAGCGGGTGCCTCCCTTTGTGTCTGCTTTCCAAAGGCTTCCTGCACGCCCCCCATCACACTGGACAAAAGGAGAAAGCGATCTGGGCCATCGTACAACCGGGCAGTCGGAGAACAGACCTCAGCATGCAGCAGCCACGCACCCCGCTGCATGCTATGAGCTGGGGAAGTACCTCGGGCTAGTGTAGTTATGCTCCAGAAAGAGGCAGGAGAGGTGGGGGATCTTTTATCGCTTTCTCCCAGGGCATCGCTGCCAGTGATTGCTGGCCAGTAAAGATTCACAGCCCCTTGCGCCT
Proteins encoded in this region:
- the CCND3 gene encoding G1/S-specific cyclin-D3 isoform X3; protein product: MYPPSMIATGSIGAAIHGLSVSANSFSGEALTELLASITGTEVDCLKACQEQIEAALAESLKQASQSQQEYSSSKTPDYPASQDSSMTSTPTDVTDINL